In the genome of Leucobacter luti, one region contains:
- a CDS encoding PadR family transcriptional regulator, which yields MSTSFPAGGFGAMNADGVFQFMDQLRSNFERRAGSRMGRGDVRTAVLALLAEQPMHGYQIIREIEQRSGGSWKPSAGSVYPALQLLADEELIAAEESNGRKTYSLTEAGREAAADAEVPWTEHETEPSRSHGALPKAGLELAQAASQVGRSGTPEQVEEAVTVLNDARRRLYAILSQE from the coding sequence ATGAGCACTTCATTCCCGGCCGGAGGCTTCGGCGCGATGAACGCTGACGGCGTATTCCAGTTCATGGATCAGCTGCGTTCCAACTTTGAACGGCGTGCAGGCAGCCGCATGGGCCGCGGCGATGTGCGCACCGCAGTGCTTGCCCTGCTCGCCGAGCAGCCGATGCACGGATACCAGATCATCCGTGAGATCGAGCAGCGCAGCGGCGGCAGCTGGAAGCCGAGCGCCGGATCCGTCTACCCAGCGCTGCAGCTCCTGGCTGACGAAGAGCTTATCGCCGCAGAGGAGTCGAACGGTCGGAAAACGTACAGTCTCACCGAGGCTGGCCGGGAAGCTGCGGCGGACGCCGAGGTGCCCTGGACGGAGCATGAAACCGAGCCGAGTCGCTCTCACGGTGCCCTCCCCAAAGCGGGGCTCGAGCTCGCGCAAGCCGCATCCCAGGTCGGCAGGAGCGGCACCCCTGAGCAGGTGGAAGAAGCGGTGACAGTGCTGAACGATGCCCGCCGCAGGCTGTACGCGATCCTCTCCCAGGAATAG
- a CDS encoding LacI family DNA-binding transcriptional regulator, whose translation MKQVGVVDIAREAGVSTATVSRVLNGSDLVTGATREHVLEVVSRLGYTPNAFASSLRKGRNDAIGIAVASISQPWHVKLIRELRRVIRAQGFTTIVYDLEHSESVLIEHTESARRLRLAGMVLATGDRLDGTEVRAALDRMVETVPLVVIGQELPDAEWTTVSFDDVSASEHAILELLERRPKPVLFLGEAASSYLSEERRIGVERALARFPELQAASEMVALDAGMSYSVGYHEVHSRSATLSRFGTVFCVNDELALGACRALSELGILVPRDMMVIGYGDVDMLPYLTPSLSSLSGDVGAVAERVVRAILARIEGDPVVNGPQLQRQIVHRESTGG comes from the coding sequence ATGAAGCAAGTGGGCGTAGTCGACATTGCACGCGAGGCGGGCGTATCAACCGCGACCGTCTCGCGTGTGCTGAACGGCTCAGATTTGGTGACCGGAGCGACCCGAGAGCATGTGCTTGAGGTCGTGTCGAGGCTGGGCTACACGCCGAATGCGTTCGCATCAAGCCTCCGCAAAGGGCGCAACGACGCAATTGGTATTGCCGTGGCGAGCATCTCGCAGCCCTGGCACGTGAAACTGATTCGCGAGCTGCGCCGTGTGATCCGTGCGCAGGGCTTCACGACGATTGTCTACGATCTCGAACACTCTGAATCGGTGCTGATCGAGCACACCGAGAGTGCCAGGAGGCTGCGCCTCGCCGGAATGGTGCTTGCAACGGGTGACCGACTCGACGGAACTGAGGTGCGCGCTGCCCTCGACCGGATGGTCGAGACAGTGCCACTCGTCGTGATCGGACAAGAGCTCCCCGATGCCGAATGGACCACGGTGTCATTTGACGATGTCTCCGCTTCTGAACACGCAATTCTTGAGCTGCTTGAGCGACGCCCGAAACCAGTGCTCTTCCTCGGCGAAGCGGCCTCCTCCTATCTCAGTGAGGAGCGCAGAATCGGCGTGGAGCGTGCACTCGCGCGCTTCCCGGAGCTGCAGGCGGCCTCAGAAATGGTCGCCTTGGATGCGGGAATGAGCTACTCCGTTGGGTATCACGAGGTGCACTCCCGCTCAGCCACGCTGTCCCGATTTGGCACGGTGTTCTGTGTGAACGATGAACTCGCGCTCGGGGCATGCCGGGCCCTGAGTGAGCTGGGGATTCTCGTTCCTCGGGACATGATGGTGATTGGGTACGGCGATGTCGATATGCTGCCCTACCTCACCCCGTCGCTCTCCTCACTCAGCGGAGACGTGGGTGCGGTCGCTGAGCGTGTCGTTCGCGCAATCTTGGCGCGAATTGAGGGGGACCCTGTCGTGAACGGCCCACAATTGCAGCGCCAGATCGTGCACCGGGAGTCCACGGGAGGCTAA
- a CDS encoding muconolactone Delta-isomerase has protein sequence MSEKNEFLVNIQINWPSDLPEDTIARLSTEERQMAAELARAGTLVRMWRVPGRRENWGLWRAQDATQMHRILSELPVWPYMNVTVHALAQHPVDPVYT, from the coding sequence ATGAGCGAAAAGAATGAGTTTTTGGTCAATATTCAGATCAACTGGCCGAGCGACCTCCCGGAGGACACGATTGCCCGGCTCTCAACGGAAGAGCGCCAGATGGCGGCGGAACTCGCACGCGCAGGGACCCTGGTCCGTATGTGGCGAGTACCCGGCCGCCGGGAGAACTGGGGGCTCTGGCGGGCGCAGGATGCAACTCAGATGCATCGGATCCTGAGCGAATTGCCGGTATGGCCCTACATGAATGTCACTGTCCATGCGCTCGCACAGCACCCTGTAGACCCCGTCTACACTTGA
- a CDS encoding NAD(P)/FAD-dependent oxidoreductase: MTRRAVVIGGGHNGLVAANYLARAGWHVTLIERRESLGGVVGRFEYLPGFASSITNSPGSFEGTILEELQLQRYGLRFHRPEATLLHPMGDSLFVGWRDQSLVKQQLDSYANGEYDRHRRLVGRLDALGAAAGMSLWQRPESLESVIDGIEEPWRSEFERDIVHGTLRELLDSALDSDEAKSLMMMLALNGQLVSPDAAGSAFGLMLRPISRASSATDPMGNGSSPLRGSVGLPIGSMAAIVDALVSSALAHGVQFRLGAHATELELNDEGRVAAIRLETGERITGMDATIATVEPSRLAGMLPADWQPETDRPSAPSGSAFKIALALDGLPGIRNAPEGPPPEALLEAQFRIGPSTDYITDAVEAGIRGEPSSHPIIWGLIPSLTSPGIAPDGHHLMSLNVWHAPHALGAAYWRDHGAEFADRCIAQVETAFPGTTDRIVDRRWLGPHELEAEFGLTSSNITHGDMLPEHMLNSRPGRSFTAALEQAGVVLGGAGAWPGGYVTGIPGRNSAARVLTMDREFAA, encoded by the coding sequence ATGACCCGTCGGGCGGTCGTGATCGGTGGCGGGCACAACGGGCTCGTCGCTGCGAACTACCTGGCGCGTGCGGGCTGGCACGTCACGCTGATTGAACGACGTGAGTCTCTCGGGGGCGTGGTGGGGCGCTTCGAATATCTCCCGGGCTTCGCATCATCAATCACGAACTCTCCCGGTTCGTTTGAGGGGACCATCCTTGAAGAATTGCAGTTGCAACGCTACGGACTGCGGTTTCATCGCCCAGAGGCAACGCTGCTGCACCCCATGGGGGATTCGCTGTTTGTCGGCTGGCGAGACCAGAGCTTGGTCAAGCAGCAACTCGATTCGTATGCGAATGGCGAATACGATCGGCATCGCAGACTCGTGGGGCGTTTAGACGCTCTGGGCGCTGCCGCGGGAATGTCGCTCTGGCAACGCCCGGAATCCCTCGAATCTGTGATCGATGGCATCGAAGAGCCGTGGCGGTCGGAGTTTGAGCGTGACATCGTGCACGGGACGCTTCGCGAACTCCTCGACTCGGCTCTCGACTCAGACGAAGCGAAGAGCCTCATGATGATGCTGGCGCTGAACGGGCAGCTGGTGTCACCGGACGCCGCGGGGTCGGCTTTCGGCCTGATGCTCCGCCCAATTTCGCGGGCGTCGAGTGCGACGGACCCCATGGGAAATGGGAGTTCTCCGCTGAGAGGGTCCGTGGGGCTGCCCATTGGATCAATGGCGGCAATCGTCGACGCGCTCGTCTCGTCTGCGCTCGCTCACGGGGTGCAGTTCCGGCTGGGCGCGCACGCGACCGAGCTGGAACTGAACGATGAGGGGCGAGTAGCCGCAATCCGGCTGGAAACTGGCGAACGCATCACCGGGATGGACGCCACAATTGCGACGGTGGAACCGTCGCGGCTCGCGGGCATGCTGCCTGCGGACTGGCAGCCCGAGACTGATCGACCCAGTGCGCCCAGTGGCTCAGCCTTCAAGATTGCGCTCGCGCTTGACGGCTTGCCGGGCATTCGGAACGCCCCAGAGGGCCCTCCACCCGAGGCGCTGCTCGAGGCACAGTTCCGAATCGGCCCGAGCACCGACTACATCACCGACGCGGTCGAAGCTGGAATTCGGGGTGAGCCATCATCGCATCCGATCATCTGGGGCTTGATTCCGAGCCTGACCTCTCCTGGCATCGCGCCTGACGGGCATCACCTCATGAGCCTCAATGTCTGGCATGCGCCGCACGCACTCGGAGCCGCGTATTGGCGCGACCACGGGGCGGAGTTCGCAGATCGATGCATCGCTCAGGTGGAAACAGCATTTCCCGGGACCACGGACCGAATTGTCGATCGCCGATGGCTGGGGCCGCACGAGCTGGAGGCGGAGTTTGGCCTGACCTCAAGCAACATCACCCACGGTGACATGCTGCCGGAACACATGCTGAACAGCAGACCGGGAAGGTCATTCACGGCAGCGCTCGAACAGGCAGGCGTGGTCCTCGGAGGAGCCGGGGCGTGGCCAGGGGGATACGTCACAGGAATCCCCGGACGAAATTCAGCAGCACGAGTACTCACAATGGATAGGGAGTTCGCAGCATGA
- a CDS encoding dipeptidase, which produces MNTLVSESQPGSAIVVDCLEYSKPSRERFLEWKTGRVGCVHVTLAVWETARETLSVIGQWNDLFAENSDLVALARTADEIRAIAASGRTAVVFGFQNTAPLEDDIRLVQVFHDLGVRIVQLTYNTQNSIAAGCWEDDDSGLSTHVGRQFVRELNSVGMLIDLSHCSERSCLDTIEVSSAPVAVTHANPLEFVGTDVELGRRPKSSQVLHALAERGGVVGLSPYVRMLKNGIHTTEQEFVDMISWSVETFGVEHVALGTDFYTGYGIEAVKWWRMGRWGRESPFPIDENAPVVEWPAWFKSPEAFPSLVTAMEKSGFGATELDLVLGGNWIRLFGEVFDRQEP; this is translated from the coding sequence GTGAATACGCTCGTGAGCGAAAGCCAGCCCGGATCCGCAATCGTTGTCGATTGCCTGGAATACAGCAAGCCCTCGCGAGAGCGCTTTCTCGAGTGGAAGACGGGGCGCGTTGGCTGTGTGCACGTCACCTTGGCCGTGTGGGAAACGGCGCGAGAGACACTCAGCGTCATCGGGCAGTGGAACGATCTCTTCGCCGAGAACTCCGATCTCGTTGCCCTCGCCCGTACCGCAGACGAGATTCGTGCCATCGCTGCATCCGGCCGGACCGCGGTGGTCTTCGGGTTCCAGAACACGGCACCGCTGGAAGACGATATTCGGCTCGTCCAGGTATTTCACGACCTGGGCGTGCGGATTGTGCAGCTGACCTACAACACGCAGAACAGCATTGCTGCCGGGTGCTGGGAGGACGACGACAGCGGGCTCTCCACACACGTCGGACGGCAGTTCGTGCGAGAGCTCAACAGCGTCGGCATGCTGATTGACCTTTCACACTGCTCCGAACGAAGTTGTCTCGACACCATCGAAGTGAGCAGCGCCCCCGTGGCGGTGACACATGCAAATCCGCTGGAGTTTGTCGGCACCGACGTCGAGCTCGGACGGCGGCCGAAGTCGAGCCAGGTGCTGCACGCTCTTGCGGAACGTGGCGGCGTCGTCGGGCTCAGCCCCTATGTGCGAATGCTCAAGAATGGGATCCACACGACTGAACAAGAGTTCGTCGACATGATCTCCTGGAGCGTTGAAACGTTCGGGGTGGAGCACGTAGCGCTCGGCACAGATTTCTATACGGGATACGGAATTGAAGCTGTGAAGTGGTGGCGCATGGGGCGCTGGGGGCGAGAGAGCCCCTTCCCAATTGATGAGAACGCCCCCGTCGTCGAGTGGCCAGCCTGGTTCAAATCGCCTGAAGCGTTCCCATCACTGGTGACGGCAATGGAAAAATCTGGGTTTGGCGCAACCGAGCTGGATCTCGTACTGGGAGGCAACTGGATCCGTCTGTTCGGTGAGGTGTTTGATCGGCAGGAACCATGA
- a CDS encoding aldehyde dehydrogenase encodes MNDDGTQGNGRAQLRSFSSLIDGEVRVGDTSEPLLDPATGVQWGEVSWSEKLATEAIEAARRNFARRAWVDCTRSERADLFDAISRGVESRADELAELETLANGKPIAATRAEVLASARWWQYYAALIRGLRESHFRNSATKRTLLEHEPVGVVCLVTPFNGAFSLGTWKLAPALAAGNSVIIKPPVNSPGSSLILAEILADAGVPGDVVQIVQGGATVGRVLVEHPGVDMVSFTGSTEAAQRVGAAVSGRLAKFVAEAGGKSAHVIFEDADVEEAVTAVVQGVFSGTGQTCVAGSRVLVQRSIAAEFHAALIARVTQLRVGDPHDPATHLGPIATRQQLERIQGMLRQAKLDGAETLVGGTAPQNLASHLSGGYWLSPTVLRSAGATEDIWRQEVFGPVLTTIEFESEAEAIELANDSEFGLAAGFWTNDARRIERVSRRLQAGTVWVNCYRGMDWETPFGGVKQSGLGRENGVEGLREFQQVKSVVIDSGQAPDPFGIVPITPRALQEEKLK; translated from the coding sequence ATGAACGACGATGGAACACAGGGGAACGGACGTGCGCAGTTGCGTTCTTTCAGCTCACTCATTGACGGTGAAGTGCGCGTCGGGGACACGAGCGAACCGCTGCTCGACCCCGCGACAGGGGTGCAGTGGGGCGAGGTCTCCTGGAGCGAAAAACTCGCGACGGAGGCGATCGAAGCCGCGCGGCGAAACTTCGCACGTCGTGCCTGGGTCGACTGCACCCGGAGCGAGCGGGCAGACCTGTTCGATGCGATCTCCCGCGGCGTCGAGTCGCGTGCTGACGAACTCGCTGAGCTGGAGACCCTGGCAAATGGCAAGCCGATCGCGGCGACGCGCGCCGAGGTGCTGGCCAGCGCCAGGTGGTGGCAGTACTACGCGGCGTTGATCCGCGGGCTCCGAGAGTCCCACTTCCGCAACTCCGCCACGAAACGCACGCTGCTCGAGCACGAGCCCGTCGGCGTTGTGTGCCTCGTGACCCCGTTCAACGGTGCATTCTCGCTGGGAACTTGGAAGCTCGCGCCGGCGTTGGCGGCCGGAAACTCGGTGATCATCAAGCCCCCGGTGAACTCACCAGGCTCTTCGCTGATCCTCGCTGAGATCCTCGCAGACGCGGGAGTGCCCGGCGACGTCGTGCAGATCGTGCAGGGCGGTGCAACCGTGGGGAGGGTGCTCGTTGAGCACCCCGGCGTGGACATGGTGTCGTTCACAGGCAGCACGGAAGCTGCGCAGCGCGTGGGAGCCGCCGTGAGCGGCCGACTGGCCAAATTTGTTGCAGAAGCCGGCGGAAAGTCTGCCCATGTGATCTTCGAGGACGCAGACGTTGAAGAGGCGGTGACGGCCGTTGTGCAGGGGGTCTTCTCGGGGACCGGGCAGACCTGTGTCGCTGGATCTCGTGTGCTCGTGCAGCGCTCGATTGCAGCGGAGTTTCACGCCGCACTGATTGCCAGGGTCACACAGCTCCGCGTGGGTGATCCTCACGATCCAGCCACTCATCTGGGGCCGATCGCAACGCGCCAGCAACTCGAGCGCATCCAGGGGATGCTGCGTCAAGCCAAACTCGACGGTGCCGAGACCCTCGTCGGAGGAACTGCACCCCAGAATTTGGCGAGCCACCTGTCCGGTGGGTACTGGCTGTCGCCAACTGTGCTCCGGAGTGCAGGTGCAACAGAAGACATTTGGCGCCAAGAGGTGTTCGGCCCGGTGCTCACCACCATTGAATTCGAAAGCGAAGCTGAGGCGATCGAACTCGCGAACGACTCGGAGTTTGGTCTTGCCGCAGGCTTCTGGACCAACGATGCGCGCCGAATCGAACGGGTCTCACGGAGATTGCAGGCGGGAACCGTGTGGGTCAACTGCTATCGCGGCATGGACTGGGAAACCCCATTTGGAGGGGTTAAACAGTCGGGACTTGGCCGTGAAAACGGTGTAGAAGGCCTTCGTGAATTCCAACAAGTGAAATCGGTGGTCATCGACAGCGGGCAGGCCCCGGACCCGTTCGGGATTGTTCCGATCACACCACGCGCACTACAAGAGGAGAAACTGAAGTGA
- a CDS encoding ABC transporter permease has translation MSKQTESTVAVTLRQPGPTKRRGGAAKAPHWLARMPWIAPVLTLVVVILLWEIGVRASGVPRFLLPAPSAVAQSMVENWDLLMRHAGVTLAETLIGFVLSVIVGIVLAVVMVMWPLAGAAIFPILVASQVIPKVAIAPLMVVWIGTGVTTASLIAFVMAFFPVVVNATLGMKSVNSSSIDLLNSMRASRWQMFRYLRFPNAIPHIMTGLQLAVAFAIVGAIVGEFVGSDSGLGYLLIVAQGNLRTELLFADLVVLTAMGLILYYGVEVIGRLFLRNRREHR, from the coding sequence ATGTCCAAACAGACTGAATCGACCGTGGCGGTAACCCTGCGTCAGCCAGGTCCTACCAAGCGGCGAGGCGGCGCGGCAAAAGCCCCCCACTGGCTCGCTCGCATGCCTTGGATCGCGCCCGTCCTCACTCTCGTCGTGGTGATCCTGCTCTGGGAAATCGGCGTGCGAGCCTCAGGGGTCCCGAGGTTCCTCTTGCCTGCTCCCAGCGCGGTGGCGCAATCGATGGTCGAGAACTGGGACCTGCTCATGCGGCATGCGGGAGTCACACTCGCAGAGACACTCATCGGCTTTGTACTGAGCGTCATTGTCGGCATTGTGCTCGCGGTGGTCATGGTGATGTGGCCGCTTGCCGGCGCAGCGATCTTCCCCATCCTGGTGGCATCACAGGTGATCCCGAAGGTGGCGATCGCGCCGCTCATGGTGGTGTGGATCGGTACGGGCGTGACCACGGCGTCACTCATCGCATTCGTCATGGCATTCTTCCCGGTTGTCGTGAATGCCACGCTCGGCATGAAGTCCGTAAATTCCTCGTCGATCGATCTTCTCAACTCAATGCGAGCGAGCCGGTGGCAGATGTTTCGCTACCTTCGGTTTCCGAACGCGATTCCGCACATCATGACCGGGCTCCAACTCGCAGTCGCATTCGCAATCGTCGGAGCAATCGTGGGGGAGTTCGTGGGCAGCGACTCTGGCCTCGGCTACCTGCTGATCGTCGCCCAGGGCAATCTCCGGACCGAGCTGCTGTTTGCCGATCTCGTTGTGCTGACCGCGATGGGGCTGATCTTGTACTACGGAGTAGAAGTGATCGGCCGTTTGTTCCTCCGCAACCGACGAGAGCACCGCTAG
- a CDS encoding ABC transporter ATP-binding protein, which translates to MTKSEQTPIAVTCEHVSKRYLTRSAEVTALNDVSVTVRPGEFVSLLGPSGCGKTTLLRLIAGLEQPSDGDVRIDEQEVRDAHPDLGVVFQTDLLMPWRTVLDNVLLQAEVRGQKNPASIQRAKDLLAQVGLQDFVTSYPHELSGGMKQRVGICRALLHKPRLLLMDEPFAALDAMTRDQISVELSELASHAGTTIVFVTHSIPEAVFLSDRIYVMSARPGRIAAEVVVDQPQPRQLHYRQNSAFISKVAEVTAIFESLGVLRDNQQQSVEA; encoded by the coding sequence ATGACTAAATCAGAGCAGACCCCCATTGCAGTCACTTGTGAGCACGTGAGTAAGCGTTACCTCACGAGATCCGCAGAAGTGACGGCGCTTAATGACGTCTCCGTCACCGTACGGCCCGGCGAATTCGTATCGCTGCTGGGTCCCAGCGGCTGTGGCAAAACAACTCTGCTGCGGCTCATTGCTGGCCTTGAACAGCCGAGTGACGGGGACGTCCGAATCGACGAGCAGGAAGTGCGGGACGCCCACCCGGATCTCGGCGTCGTGTTCCAAACAGACCTGCTCATGCCCTGGCGAACGGTGCTCGATAACGTCCTCCTGCAAGCCGAGGTTCGTGGACAGAAGAACCCAGCGTCGATCCAACGGGCGAAAGACTTGCTGGCTCAGGTCGGGTTACAGGATTTTGTCACCAGCTACCCCCACGAACTCTCCGGGGGCATGAAGCAGCGCGTGGGCATCTGCAGGGCGCTGCTGCACAAGCCACGACTGCTGCTGATGGACGAGCCCTTCGCGGCGCTCGACGCGATGACGCGTGATCAAATCTCTGTCGAGCTTTCCGAGCTCGCCTCGCACGCGGGCACCACGATTGTTTTTGTCACGCACTCCATTCCTGAAGCCGTGTTTTTGTCGGACCGGATCTATGTGATGTCCGCTCGACCCGGTCGTATCGCTGCAGAGGTGGTCGTGGACCAGCCGCAGCCGCGTCAATTGCACTACCGACAGAATTCCGCGTTCATCTCGAAAGTTGCTGAGGTCACTGCGATTTTCGAATCTCTGGGCGTGCTTCGCGACAACCAACAACAGAGCGTGGAGGCGTGA
- a CDS encoding ABC transporter substrate-binding protein — protein MRATQKSLVTRRTLSVLVAISTAVVLAACSGTGGAGTPEGTAEAGTEAVTVSLDWNSYVAYHAPFVLADEEGIWEKHGVQVKHTMPGGSGDALLEVGTAKTDIAWADLSTAAASMLQEVPVTAVAKVQNKNASGLTVLAGTQLDSARDVSGMRIGSTPGGSDSTLVGAFLRANGIDEADVEIVSLPANGKFAALMTGEVDAISGQVYYYISNAASQGATAAGKSYSDMGLDVLDHGFVANDAFLEANPSAVTGFLAAYREALARTIDDPAAACAVLSSKSDGALLPDDCEAQLDGWLPLVSDPNESSWGESSEAEWESTVAVLKEFGGAEGDRQTSTMFTNEVLPND, from the coding sequence ATGCGCGCTACACAGAAGTCACTCGTCACTCGTAGAACGTTGTCCGTGCTCGTCGCGATCTCGACCGCGGTGGTGCTTGCAGCGTGTTCGGGAACCGGGGGTGCCGGTACCCCGGAAGGAACCGCTGAAGCGGGCACCGAGGCCGTCACCGTGTCTCTCGACTGGAACTCGTATGTCGCGTACCACGCACCCTTCGTCCTTGCCGACGAAGAGGGGATCTGGGAGAAACACGGAGTGCAGGTGAAGCACACGATGCCGGGCGGTTCGGGTGACGCACTCCTCGAAGTGGGCACAGCGAAAACAGATATCGCCTGGGCGGATCTTTCGACCGCCGCGGCATCGATGCTGCAGGAGGTCCCGGTGACAGCCGTTGCGAAAGTGCAGAACAAGAATGCCAGCGGGCTCACCGTCCTTGCCGGCACTCAACTCGACAGCGCGCGCGACGTGAGTGGCATGCGTATCGGCTCCACTCCGGGCGGATCCGACTCGACTCTTGTGGGGGCATTTCTGCGGGCCAACGGAATCGACGAGGCTGACGTCGAGATCGTGAGCTTGCCCGCAAACGGCAAGTTCGCCGCCCTGATGACTGGTGAGGTCGACGCGATCAGCGGACAGGTGTATTACTACATCAGCAACGCCGCCAGCCAAGGCGCGACTGCTGCCGGGAAATCCTATTCAGACATGGGCCTCGACGTGCTTGACCACGGCTTCGTTGCAAATGATGCCTTCCTCGAAGCAAATCCTTCGGCAGTGACCGGATTCTTGGCGGCATACCGGGAGGCACTGGCTCGCACAATTGACGATCCTGCCGCTGCGTGTGCTGTGCTGTCGTCGAAGTCTGACGGAGCGCTCTTGCCCGACGACTGCGAGGCGCAACTGGACGGGTGGTTGCCACTCGTCAGCGATCCGAACGAGAGCAGCTGGGGCGAAAGCAGCGAAGCGGAATGGGAGAGCACCGTTGCTGTCCTGAAGGAATTTGGGGGCGCTGAGGGCGACCGGCAGACCTCCACGATGTTCACGAATGAGGTGCTTCCGAATGACTAA
- a CDS encoding SRPBCC domain-containing protein: MNELTELKFTVSGRVSRPCAEVYEAVADPEQLSKYFTTGGARGRLESGAVVQWDFHDFPGAFPVTVVEAVPHSRIVIQWEGQEAAGGVGSTTVEFEFEPVADDATRTLVTITESSWNPTSLGARSAFDNCQGWTGMLAALKAWLEYGINLREGFYA, encoded by the coding sequence ATGAATGAGCTGACGGAGCTGAAGTTCACGGTTTCGGGCCGCGTTTCGCGCCCCTGTGCCGAGGTGTACGAGGCTGTTGCGGATCCCGAGCAGCTCTCGAAATACTTCACGACTGGCGGCGCTCGGGGGCGCCTTGAATCGGGTGCTGTGGTGCAGTGGGACTTCCACGATTTTCCCGGAGCGTTTCCGGTCACTGTGGTGGAGGCGGTGCCGCACTCACGCATTGTGATTCAGTGGGAGGGGCAGGAAGCCGCGGGAGGGGTCGGGAGCACCACTGTCGAGTTCGAATTCGAACCCGTCGCAGACGACGCCACGAGAACGTTAGTGACCATCACAGAGTCCTCGTGGAATCCTACGTCGCTCGGGGCACGCAGTGCATTCGATAACTGCCAGGGCTGGACGGGGATGCTCGCGGCGCTCAAGGCGTGGCTCGAGTATGGAATCAACCTGCGCGAAGGGTTCTACGCCTAG
- a CDS encoding helix-turn-helix transcriptional regulator — MSVDQIKPSDDDLVFKALASATRRQILDALKESSHTTGELCNRFPALDRTTVLQHLRVLERAELVTGRKIGRERHLALAPLPIKRIQDRWIGDYARSAVELLESLNDAEPAPKIPGTQ, encoded by the coding sequence GTGTCAGTGGATCAAATCAAGCCCTCCGATGATGATTTGGTATTCAAAGCTCTCGCCTCCGCGACTCGGCGGCAGATTCTCGATGCGCTCAAAGAGTCCTCCCACACCACAGGTGAGCTCTGCAACCGGTTCCCCGCCCTCGATCGCACGACAGTGCTGCAACATCTTCGAGTGCTGGAGCGCGCAGAGCTGGTGACGGGTCGCAAAATAGGGCGCGAGCGCCATCTCGCTCTTGCCCCCCTCCCGATTAAGCGCATTCAGGACCGCTGGATCGGGGACTACGCGCGCTCAGCCGTTGAGCTGCTTGAATCGCTGAACGACGCGGAGCCCGCACCCAAGATCCCAGGTACTCAGTGA
- a CDS encoding MarR family winged helix-turn-helix transcriptional regulator, whose product MTEKAPRMTERESKAWLGLINLVQLLPHELDAQLQRDSDLTHFEFTVLSSLYVSPGATLRMTELATDTAATLPRLSHVCTRLEQRGLVERVPCAEDRRATNIRLTSAGRRHFIRAIPEHIELARKLVVDALTESELEALANISETIGRRLADHRAS is encoded by the coding sequence ATGACAGAGAAAGCTCCGCGGATGACCGAGCGAGAGTCGAAGGCGTGGCTCGGGCTCATCAACCTCGTGCAGCTTCTCCCCCACGAACTCGATGCTCAGTTGCAGCGCGACTCCGATCTCACACACTTCGAATTCACCGTGCTGTCGAGCTTGTACGTGTCGCCCGGCGCAACTTTGCGCATGACCGAGCTCGCCACGGACACCGCCGCCACGCTGCCGCGACTCTCGCATGTGTGCACACGACTCGAGCAGCGCGGGCTCGTGGAGCGGGTGCCGTGCGCCGAGGATCGCCGAGCGACGAATATCCGACTCACAAGCGCTGGCCGCAGGCACTTCATCCGCGCCATTCCGGAGCACATCGAACTCGCACGCAAACTCGTGGTGGATGCGCTTACCGAGTCAGAACTCGAAGCTCTCGCCAATATCTCAGAAACGATCGGCCGCAGGCTGGCCGATCACCGCGCAAGCTAG